A stretch of the Neodiprion lecontei isolate iyNeoLeco1 chromosome 4, iyNeoLeco1.1, whole genome shotgun sequence genome encodes the following:
- the LOC124294091 gene encoding tetra-peptide repeat homeobox protein 1-like: MDPALRILFLVQLEFQDKHSVILAIQVLDLVTFHQALRSFCAPGPLPDETRLPGQALRTSGCPGTLPGDFQPSKLISRIFGCSGPPPGGSRLPGQAIRSFCAPGPLPGEMRLPGQALRTSGCPGTLPGDFQPSELIFRIFGCSGPLPGETRLPGQALRTSGCPGTLPGDFQPSKLISRIFGCSGPPPGGSRLPGQAIRSFCAPGPLPGEMRLPGQALRTSGCPGQALRSSRCPGS, from the exons atggatcctgcgctccggaTTCTcttcctggtgcaactcgagttccaggacaagcacTCCGTAATTCTGGCTATCCAG GttcttgacctggtgacttttcaCCAAGCActgcgtagtttctgcgctccaggtccactacctgatgaaactcgacttccaggacaagcgctccgtacttctggctgtccaggtacACTACCTGGTGACTTTCAACCTTCAAAACTAATTTCCCGTATATTTGGCTGTTCAGGTCCTCCACCTGGTggatctcgacttccaggacaagcgatCCGTAgcttctgcgctccaggtccgcttcctggtgaaatgcgacttccaggacaagcgctccgtacttctggctgtccaggtacACTACCTGGTGACTTTCAACCTTCAGAACTAATTTTCCGTATATTTGGCTGttcaggtccgctacctggtgaaacacgacttccaggacaagcgctccgtacttctggctgtccaggtacACTACCTGGTGACTTTCAACCTTCAAAACTAATTTCCCGTATATTTGGCTGTTCAGGTCCTCCACCTGGTggatctcgacttccaggacaagcgatCCGTAgcttctgcgctccaggtccgcttcctggtgaaatgcgacttccaggacaagcgctccgtacttctggctgtccag gacaagcgctccgtagttctcgCTGTCCAGGttcttga